The Campylobacter sp. CNRCH_2014_0184h genome has a window encoding:
- the nspC gene encoding carboxynorspermidine decarboxylase, protein MLIKNHLDKDFQTPAYILEEDKLRKNCELLAKVSEQSGAKVLLALKGFAFSGAMDIVGEYLSGCTCSGLWEAKFAKEYMDKEIHTFSPAFKDDEIDEIIDLSHHIVFNSFNQFKKFKDKASKKSLGLRCNPELSVAPKELYNPCGRFSRLGIRAIDFENEDLSAISGLHFHALCEESAHSLELVLNAFEAKFSKFIKNMKWVNFGGGHHITKEGYDTQKLIDLCKKFSDKYGVQVYLEPGEAIGWQCGTLVASVIDIVENEKKIAILDTSSEAHMPDTIIMPYTSEVLNARILSSRDGEKYSELKENEFAYLLGGNTCLAGDIMGEYAFNQELKIGQKIVFLDQIHYSIVKNTTFNGVRLPNLMFLDKNENLSMVREFGYENYSKRN, encoded by the coding sequence ATGCTAATTAAAAATCATTTAGATAAAGACTTTCAAACTCCTGCTTATATTTTAGAAGAAGATAAACTTAGAAAAAATTGTGAACTTTTGGCTAAAGTGAGCGAGCAAAGTGGAGCAAAAGTTTTACTTGCTCTAAAGGGTTTTGCTTTTTCAGGTGCTATGGATATAGTGGGTGAGTATTTATCAGGCTGTACTTGCAGTGGGCTTTGGGAAGCTAAATTTGCAAAAGAATATATGGATAAAGAAATTCATACTTTTTCACCTGCTTTTAAAGATGATGAAATAGATGAAATCATAGATCTTTCACATCATATAGTATTTAATTCTTTTAATCAGTTTAAAAAATTTAAAGACAAAGCAAGTAAAAAGTCTCTTGGTTTGCGTTGTAATCCAGAGCTTTCAGTGGCTCCAAAAGAACTTTATAATCCTTGTGGTAGATTTTCAAGACTAGGAATTCGTGCGATTGATTTTGAAAATGAAGATTTAAGTGCTATAAGTGGGCTTCATTTTCATGCTTTATGTGAAGAAAGTGCGCATTCTTTAGAGCTTGTGTTAAATGCTTTTGAAGCTAAATTTTCAAAATTTATTAAAAATATGAAATGGGTTAATTTTGGTGGGGGTCATCACATTACAAAAGAAGGCTATGACACGCAAAAACTAATCGATCTTTGTAAAAAATTTAGCGATAAATATGGGGTGCAAGTGTATCTTGAGCCAGGTGAAGCTATAGGTTGGCAGTGTGGGACTTTAGTTGCAAGTGTGATAGATATAGTAGAAAATGAGAAAAAAATAGCTATTTTAGATACTTCAAGTGAAGCTCATATGCCAGATACTATCATCATGCCTTATACAAGTGAGGTTTTAAATGCTAGAATTTTATCAAGCCGTGATGGGGAAAAATATAGCGAGTTAAAAGAAAATGAATTTGCTTATTTACTTGGTGGTAATACTTGCTTAGCAGGGGATATCATGGGTGAGTATGCTTTTAATCAAGAGTTAAAAATAGGGCAAAAAATAGTATTTTTAGATCAAATTCATTATTCTATAGTTAAAAACACCACTTTTAATGGAGTAAGACTTCCAAATTTAATGTTCTTGGATAAGAATGAAAATTTATCTATGGTAAGAGAATTTGGCTATGAAAATTATTCAAAAAGAAACTAA
- a CDS encoding formate dehydrogenase subunit gamma, with amino-acid sequence MHRVILALLACFNFLFAQENFEVKNTQIWDVQRVMNIESYQNFGALWTKLQGEYIASAVLIILIVVISAFALHYMVIGPKKFSHDGKKIYAFSVFERLFHFVAAISWIILVPTGLIMIFGSYFGGGFFVRMCKNLHGIATILFIISIIPMLLCWIKRMLPASYDLRWMMMVGGYLSKEKKPVPAGKFNFGQKSWYYIAVFGGFLMIITGAFMFFLDFNSTSLQSIFGISHIDILRASAIIHNILGILCAVFFAIHIYMAVFAIKGSIHSMISGYKEEEEVYILHSYWYKELSDKKQINPSFTYDSKAKF; translated from the coding sequence ATGCATAGGGTTATACTAGCTCTTTTAGCCTGTTTTAACTTTCTATTTGCTCAAGAAAATTTTGAAGTTAAAAATACTCAAATTTGGGATGTGCAAAGAGTGATGAATATAGAAAGTTATCAAAATTTTGGTGCTTTGTGGACTAAACTACAAGGTGAATATATTGCAAGTGCTGTTTTGATTATACTTATAGTGGTAATTTCAGCTTTTGCATTGCATTATATGGTCATAGGTCCAAAGAAATTTTCTCATGATGGTAAGAAAATTTATGCCTTTTCGGTATTTGAAAGATTGTTTCATTTTGTAGCGGCAATTTCTTGGATTATCCTTGTGCCAACCGGTCTTATTATGATTTTTGGATCATATTTTGGTGGTGGATTTTTTGTAAGAATGTGTAAAAACTTACATGGCATTGCTACTATTTTATTTATCATTTCTATCATTCCTATGCTTTTATGTTGGATTAAAAGAATGCTTCCTGCAAGTTATGATTTAAGATGGATGATGATGGTTGGTGGATATTTAAGTAAAGAGAAAAAACCTGTGCCTGCTGGCAAGTTTAATTTTGGTCAAAAATCTTGGTATTATATAGCTGTTTTTGGTGGATTTTTGATGATAATCACCGGTGCGTTTATGTTTTTCCTTGATTTTAATTCTACTTCTTTACAATCTATTTTTGGAATTTCTCATATAGATATTTTAAGAGCTTCAGCTATCATCCATAATATTTTGGGTATTTTATGTGCGGTATTTTTTGCTATTCATATTTATATGGCTGTATTTGCTATTAAAGGAAGTATCCACTCTATGATTAGTGGTTATAAAGAAGAAGAGGAAGTTTATATTTTACATTCTTATTGGTATAAAGAATTAAGCGATAAAAAACAAATCAACCCATCATTTACTTACGATTCTAAAGCAAAATTTTAA
- a CDS encoding molecular chaperone yields the protein MIQDIDLSRKYFYEFFSKAFNFIDENEFKIWHEQVLVLAQSPLDDSLKSDFEKLSACDFASFKEEQNGVFFDFSYVNVPISASFYDEGRDDGKMKLQACEIIRKTKFRKKEDCRQSEDEFGFLFAFMASIIEHDLKVAQQLFRFVINPVIDEFIEKLQIHKNSNFYIAIANIMKVFFTNERAYLEVQAPVKKEGKSIADEALQRLPYEPRLPTKFSKTNIEELSKL from the coding sequence ATGATACAAGATATTGATCTTTCGCGTAAATATTTTTATGAATTTTTTTCAAAAGCTTTTAATTTTATCGATGAAAATGAATTTAAAATTTGGCACGAGCAAGTTTTGGTTTTAGCTCAAAGTCCTTTAGATGATAGTTTAAAATCTGATTTTGAAAAACTTAGCGCATGCGATTTTGCAAGTTTTAAAGAAGAACAAAATGGAGTATTTTTTGATTTTTCTTACGTGAATGTGCCTATTAGCGCTTCTTTTTATGATGAGGGTAGAGATGATGGCAAAATGAAGCTTCAAGCCTGTGAAATCATTAGAAAAACCAAATTTAGAAAAAAAGAAGATTGCAGACAAAGTGAAGATGAATTTGGCTTTTTGTTTGCTTTTATGGCAAGTATTATTGAGCATGATTTAAAAGTTGCACAGCAATTATTTCGCTTTGTGATAAATCCTGTAATAGATGAGTTTATAGAAAAATTACAAATCCATAAAAACTCAAATTTTTACATTGCTATTGCCAATATTATGAAAGTCTTTTTTACAAACGAAAGAGCTTATTTAGAAGTACAAGCACCTGTAAAAAAAGAAGGTAAAAGTATAGCAGATGAAGCTTTACAAAGACTTCCTTACGAACCAAGACTTCCTACTAAATTTAGTAAAACAAATATAGAAGAACTTAGCAAATTATAA
- a CDS encoding twin-arginine translocation signal domain-containing protein, producing MEANQRRDFLKKSLKIGALGVVAGASVNALAKDDYQEQNTVVLGKSTKKEVLYKKTMHWEKYYKIAY from the coding sequence ATGGAGGCCAATCAAAGAAGGGATTTTTTAAAAAAATCTTTGAAAATTGGTGCTTTAGGGGTAGTAGCTGGAGCGAGCGTTAATGCTTTAGCCAAAGATGATTACCAAGAGCAAAATACCGTAGTTTTAGGAAAAAGTACCAAAAAAGAAGTGCTTTATAAAAAAACTATGCATTGGGAAAAATACTACAAAATAGCTTACTAA
- a CDS encoding formate dehydrogenase subunit alpha yields the protein MALARRNFLKLAGIAGLGSAAFGSENKAIRAASEQEVANPYPDSKIVRTICSICSAGCGIKAEVQDGVWVRQENAIEHPISQGSHCCKGIDQIDLTKSKQRIKYPMKKENGKWVRLTWEQAINEIGDKMLEIRKENGPDSVMFLGSAKFNNQQAYYFRKFAAFWGTNNIDHVARIUHSATVAGVANTWGYGAMTNHFGDVTKHSKMMIIFGANTAVANPIGFKHLLQAKDRNNAKLVVVDPVFTKTAVHADEYVRIRPGTDIALVYGMLHLIFKNGWEDKELIKTRTYGVEEIKAEAAKWTPEVVEDVTGVPAAQLEKITRMLATIKPATLFWALGITQHSVGSSNTRILAILQLVLGNIGKPGAGTNIIRGHDNVQGATDMGCLADTLPAYYGLDDNAWNHFSNVWNVEREYLNSRFYSKEWMHEKGFSLAKWWQGVLHEEKTYSNSPIRVLWVQGTGITSMAHTVKIQEALKKLDMIVIAEPFVNEVAVLADRPDGIYIIPASTQFETEGYVTATNRAMQWRSQVVKPIYESKEDQEIMFAFAKKFGFYKEYTRGMKMELKDHKLVQTRDDNDDNFIWPDDATREMSNGLLSIGLRGISAERLRKHQQNWEHFDPDTQRGIGGEVKGEYYGLPWPCWDKQHPGTSIMWNTDIPYEEGGMGFRNRFGLEHDGHSQLADEAFTPKGCKVKGGYPQITKENIEKVFNIKLSDKEKELMGASWSTDISGIILEKCREKSACCLGNARARMKVWEFADPIPLHREPIHSPRWDLVKKYPTWGDQEKNFRVESKFISEQQKTDWSKEFPTIISSMRLVNLSGAGMLERTSKYLAAITPEMFANVHPELALKYGINDGDMMWIHSPQGTKIKVKCVHNHSVTPDRICLPYNFAGIMQGVDLSYNYPEGTKPYTIGESSNTVTNYGFDINTQISEFNAGLCRLEKA from the coding sequence ATGGCATTAGCAAGAAGAAATTTTCTTAAGCTTGCTGGTATTGCTGGTCTTGGAAGTGCGGCTTTTGGTAGTGAAAACAAAGCTATTAGAGCTGCAAGCGAACAAGAAGTAGCAAATCCTTATCCAGATTCTAAGATTGTTAGAACAATCTGTAGTATCTGTAGTGCAGGCTGTGGAATTAAAGCAGAAGTACAAGATGGAGTTTGGGTGCGTCAAGAAAACGCTATAGAACATCCTATTTCTCAAGGATCACACTGCTGTAAAGGGATAGATCAAATCGATCTTACTAAATCAAAACAGCGTATTAAATATCCTATGAAAAAAGAAAACGGTAAATGGGTGCGTTTAACTTGGGAGCAAGCTATCAATGAAATTGGTGATAAAATGCTTGAAATCCGTAAAGAAAATGGACCTGATAGCGTTATGTTCTTGGGTTCGGCTAAATTTAATAACCAACAAGCTTATTATTTTAGAAAATTTGCAGCATTTTGGGGTACTAACAATATAGACCACGTTGCTAGAATTTGACACAGCGCAACAGTCGCCGGTGTGGCGAATACATGGGGTTATGGCGCTATGACAAATCATTTTGGTGATGTGACTAAACATTCAAAAATGATGATTATTTTTGGTGCAAATACTGCTGTGGCTAATCCTATTGGATTTAAACACTTATTGCAAGCAAAAGATCGTAATAATGCTAAATTGGTAGTTGTAGATCCTGTATTTACAAAAACTGCAGTACATGCTGATGAATATGTAAGAATTCGTCCAGGTACAGATATAGCTTTAGTTTATGGTATGCTTCATTTGATCTTCAAAAACGGTTGGGAAGATAAAGAATTAATAAAAACCAGAACTTATGGGGTTGAAGAAATAAAAGCAGAAGCTGCTAAATGGACTCCTGAAGTTGTAGAAGATGTAACAGGTGTTCCGGCTGCTCAACTTGAAAAAATCACAAGAATGCTAGCTACAATCAAACCTGCTACGCTATTTTGGGCTTTAGGTATTACTCAACACTCAGTAGGTAGCTCTAACACAAGAATTCTAGCTATCTTGCAACTTGTTCTTGGTAATATAGGTAAACCAGGCGCAGGAACAAACATCATCAGAGGACATGATAATGTTCAAGGTGCTACTGATATGGGTTGTTTGGCTGATACTTTACCAGCTTATTATGGACTTGATGATAATGCTTGGAATCACTTCTCTAATGTATGGAATGTTGAGAGAGAGTATTTAAATTCAAGATTTTATTCTAAAGAATGGATGCATGAAAAAGGCTTTTCGCTAGCAAAATGGTGGCAAGGCGTTTTACATGAAGAAAAAACTTATTCTAACTCACCTATCCGCGTACTTTGGGTGCAAGGAACAGGTATTACTTCTATGGCACATACGGTAAAAATTCAAGAAGCACTTAAAAAACTTGATATGATCGTAATTGCTGAGCCTTTTGTAAATGAAGTAGCAGTTTTAGCAGATCGTCCAGATGGTATTTATATTATTCCTGCTTCAACCCAATTTGAAACAGAAGGTTATGTAACAGCGACTAACCGTGCTATGCAATGGCGTTCTCAAGTAGTAAAACCAATTTATGAAAGTAAAGAAGATCAAGAGATTATGTTTGCTTTTGCTAAAAAATTTGGTTTTTATAAAGAATACACTCGTGGTATGAAAATGGAATTAAAAGATCATAAACTTGTACAAACAAGAGATGATAATGATGATAATTTCATATGGCCTGATGATGCTACAAGAGAAATGAGTAATGGTCTTTTAAGTATAGGCTTAAGAGGTATTTCAGCTGAACGTCTAAGAAAACACCAACAAAATTGGGAACATTTTGATCCTGATACTCAAAGAGGTATTGGCGGTGAAGTTAAAGGTGAATATTATGGTTTACCTTGGCCTTGTTGGGATAAACAACACCCAGGTACTTCTATCATGTGGAATACAGATATTCCTTATGAAGAAGGTGGTATGGGCTTTAGAAATCGCTTTGGTTTAGAGCATGATGGGCATTCTCAATTAGCAGATGAGGCCTTTACTCCAAAAGGATGTAAAGTTAAAGGTGGCTACCCGCAAATCACTAAAGAAAATATCGAAAAAGTGTTTAATATCAAACTAAGCGATAAAGAAAAAGAATTAATGGGCGCTAGCTGGAGCACAGATATTTCAGGTATAATCTTAGAAAAATGTAGAGAAAAAAGTGCTTGTTGTTTAGGTAATGCAAGAGCGAGAATGAAAGTTTGGGAATTTGCTGATCCTATTCCACTACATAGAGAGCCTATTCACTCGCCTCGCTGGGATTTGGTTAAAAAATATCCTACTTGGGGTGATCAAGAGAAAAACTTTAGGGTTGAGAGTAAATTTATTAGCGAGCAACAAAAAACAGATTGGAGTAAAGAGTTTCCAACTATTATTTCAAGTATGCGCTTAGTAAATTTAAGTGGCGCGGGTATGCTTGAGAGAACTAGTAAATATCTTGCTGCAATCACACCTGAGATGTTTGCTAATGTGCACCCTGAACTTGCTTTAAAATATGGTATAAATGATGGTGATATGATGTGGATTCACTCGCCACAAGGTACTAAGATTAAAGTAAAATGTGTGCATAATCATTCAGTTACACCAGATAGAATTTGCTTGCCTTATAATTTTGCAGGTATTATGCAAGGAGTGGATTTAAGTTACAATTATCCTGAAGGTACTAAGCCTTATACTATAGGGGAAAGTTCTAACACGGTTACTAACTATGGTTTTGATATAAATACGCAAATTTCTGAGTTTAACGCAGGGCTTTGCAGACTTGAAAAGGCTTAA
- the fdh3B gene encoding formate dehydrogenase FDH3 subunit beta, protein MARMKFYVDNNRCISCFACQVACSSAHEVPVGINRRKVITLNEGIEGKEFSTTLACQHCTDAPCEQVCPVKCFYIRADGIVLHDKKTCIGCGYCLYACPFGAPQFPRDGAFGIKGEMDKCTMCAGGPEPTNSHEERELYGQNRIAEGKVPMCAAVCSTNALLVGDAAEVSAMYRKRVLLKGQNLGLDAK, encoded by the coding sequence ATGGCTAGAATGAAATTTTATGTAGATAATAATCGCTGTATTTCTTGCTTTGCTTGTCAAGTAGCTTGTTCAAGTGCGCATGAAGTACCAGTGGGAATTAATAGAAGAAAAGTAATCACTCTAAATGAAGGTATAGAAGGCAAAGAGTTTTCAACAACTCTTGCTTGCCAACATTGTACAGACGCTCCATGTGAGCAAGTTTGTCCTGTAAAATGCTTTTATATTAGAGCTGATGGTATTGTTTTACATGATAAAAAAACTTGTATAGGTTGTGGATATTGTCTTTATGCATGTCCTTTTGGCGCTCCACAATTTCCAAGAGATGGTGCTTTTGGCATTAAGGGTGAAATGGATAAATGTACTATGTGTGCAGGTGGTCCTGAGCCTACTAACTCTCATGAAGAAAGAGAGCTTTATGGACAAAATCGTATTGCAGAAGGTAAAGTACCTATGTGCGCTGCGGTTTGTTCTACAAATGCACTTTTGGTTGGTGATGCAGCTGAAGTTAGTGCAATGTATAGAAAAAGAGTTTTACTCAAGGGTCAAAACTTAGGACTTGATGCAAAATAA
- a CDS encoding winged helix-turn-helix domain-containing protein: MEELILQIQKNLDENNKLTCKKALELLKQYSKEDFQAIIKELGVKISDCELGQFGKLNKNIAKSEILEKLETKLDSKRRISCKDALECAKDFNMADMRATLKTYKIDVKYCELGCFEEKKGKKFHVKSKIWVENPDGELLFGKGKTDILELVGECGSISQAAKQLGINYKKAWLYIQDLEKNMKEELLIAKKGRGSESGSKLTPRAYELIQNFKILQQDVEEYTNKRFKELFFKKNQEKDKT; the protein is encoded by the coding sequence ATGGAAGAGCTAATTTTACAAATTCAAAAAAATCTTGATGAAAATAATAAACTTACTTGTAAAAAAGCACTAGAACTTTTAAAACAATACTCTAAAGAAGATTTTCAAGCCATTATAAAAGAATTAGGCGTAAAAATTTCAGATTGTGAGCTAGGTCAATTTGGCAAGTTAAATAAAAATATAGCAAAAAGTGAAATTTTGGAAAAATTAGAAACAAAATTAGATTCTAAGCGTCGCATATCATGTAAAGATGCTTTAGAATGTGCTAAAGACTTTAACATGGCTGATATGAGAGCTACGCTTAAAACTTATAAGATTGATGTTAAATACTGTGAACTTGGTTGTTTTGAAGAAAAAAAGGGTAAAAAATTTCATGTAAAAAGTAAAATTTGGGTAGAAAATCCTGATGGAGAATTGCTTTTTGGTAAAGGTAAAACAGATATTTTAGAATTAGTAGGAGAATGTGGAAGTATTTCTCAAGCAGCTAAACAACTAGGGATTAATTATAAAAAAGCATGGCTTTATATACAAGATTTAGAAAAAAATATGAAAGAAGAATTACTTATTGCTAAAAAAGGAAGAGGAAGTGAGTCAGGTAGCAAACTTACTCCAAGAGCTTATGAGTTAATTCAAAATTTTAAAATTTTACAACAAGATGTAGAAGAATACACCAATAAACGCTTTAAAGAATTATTTTTCAAGAAAAATCAAGAAAAAGATAAAACTTAA
- the yedF gene encoding sulfurtransferase-like selenium metabolism protein YedF: protein MKIDCRDLACPRPVIETKKALEELKENENLEILLNSQASKENVMRFLKSLNLEFNVKDLDDESIISIVKDGNIAHNQEQNLQEYNVLFLKSDRVGEGELGKNLMLGFLKTLKDLPNKPAKILCVNDSVLMNTDCSHMAFEAMKELENLGVEIYSCGACLEFFGKSKELKIGKIGNAYEILNELFGKAKIISL, encoded by the coding sequence ATGAAAATTGATTGTAGAGATTTAGCTTGTCCACGTCCTGTGATAGAAACAAAAAAAGCTTTAGAAGAGTTAAAAGAAAATGAAAATTTAGAAATTCTTTTAAACTCTCAAGCTTCTAAAGAAAATGTAATGAGATTTTTAAAATCTTTAAATTTGGAATTTAATGTTAAAGATTTAGATGATGAGAGTATTATTAGCATTGTAAAAGATGGCAATATAGCTCATAATCAAGAACAAAATTTACAAGAATACAATGTGTTATTTTTAAAAAGCGATAGGGTAGGTGAGGGAGAACTTGGAAAAAATCTAATGCTAGGTTTTTTAAAAACCCTAAAAGATTTACCAAATAAACCTGCAAAAATCCTTTGTGTTAATGATAGTGTTTTGATGAATACTGATTGCTCTCATATGGCATTTGAAGCCATGAAAGAACTTGAAAATTTAGGAGTTGAAATTTATAGTTGTGGGGCATGTTTGGAATTTTTTGGCAAAAGCAAAGAGCTTAAAATAGGTAAAATAGGTAATGCTTATGAAATTTTAAATGAACTTTTTGGAAAGGCAAAGATTATCTCTTTATGA
- the selD gene encoding selenide, water dikinase SelD encodes MIYKDQKLTQYVKAAGUAAKLDSVGLDKILGILKPHENLLSGIDNNEDASVYKLNEDLALVQTLDFITPVVDSAYHFGAIAAANALSDVFAMGAEVINALNIVGFDTCHFNNEILLEVLEGARVKVEEAGAVLVGGHTIENDEFIFGLSVTGVVHPKKFIANNSAKDGDVILLTKPIGSGIISTAIKAGLLEKAKILKAVEQMSFLNLYASRILREFNSLSALSDVTGFGLLGHLKEMLNKEIMIEVYKNEIPLMDGVLSMANIGIIPVGAYKNKDSLKIWVENLNEKDENIVYFDPQTSGGLLASMSENEANEALKILKDHNIEAKIIARCVRNTHNYLLLR; translated from the coding sequence ATGATATATAAAGATCAAAAACTAACCCAATATGTAAAAGCTGCGGGTTGAGCTGCCAAATTAGACTCGGTGGGTCTTGACAAAATTCTTGGCATTTTAAAACCGCATGAAAACCTTTTAAGTGGTATTGATAATAATGAAGATGCAAGTGTTTATAAGCTAAATGAAGATTTAGCTTTAGTGCAAACTCTTGATTTTATCACACCTGTGGTTGATAGCGCGTATCATTTTGGCGCTATAGCTGCTGCAAATGCCTTAAGTGATGTATTTGCTATGGGTGCTGAGGTGATTAATGCTTTAAATATTGTAGGCTTTGATACTTGTCATTTTAATAATGAAATTTTACTTGAAGTGTTAGAAGGTGCTAGAGTTAAGGTTGAAGAAGCTGGTGCTGTGCTAGTAGGTGGGCATACTATAGAAAATGATGAATTTATTTTTGGGCTTAGTGTAACAGGCGTAGTTCATCCTAAGAAATTTATAGCTAATAATAGCGCAAAAGATGGTGATGTGATTTTACTTACTAAACCTATAGGTAGTGGTATTATTAGTACTGCTATCAAGGCTGGTTTGCTAGAAAAAGCAAAGATTTTAAAAGCAGTAGAACAAATGAGTTTTTTAAATCTTTATGCAAGTCGTATTTTGAGGGAATTTAACAGTCTTAGTGCTTTAAGTGATGTTACCGGTTTTGGTCTTTTGGGACATTTAAAAGAAATGCTAAATAAAGAAATTATGATAGAAGTATATAAAAATGAAATTCCTTTAATGGATGGAGTTTTGTCAATGGCTAATATAGGGATTATCCCAGTGGGAGCTTATAAAAATAAAGATAGTCTAAAAATTTGGGTTGAAAATTTAAATGAAAAAGATGAGAATATAGTGTATTTTGATCCTCAAACTTCAGGTGGACTTTTAGCTAGTATGAGTGAAAATGAAGCAAATGAAGCTTTAAAAATTTTGAAAGATCACAATATAGAGGCAAAGATTATTGCTAGATGTGTAAGAAATACTCATAATTATTTATTATTGCGCTAA